The DNA segment AGGCCGATTTCAGCGGTCAGCTTCAGTTCCTTGCCGTTGCGCATGACCTGGATGGTCACCTTGTCGGTCGGCTTGATCCGCGCCACCTGGTTCATTGACTTGCGGCCATCACCGGCCGGTTCGCCGTCGATACTCAGAATCACGTCACCCAGTTGCAGGCCGGCCTTCTGTGCCGGGCCATCGCGGAAGATTCCCGCCACAACAATTCCCGGACGCCCGGACAGGCCAAACGACTCGGCCAGTTCCTGGGTCAGCGGCTGCACTTCAATACCGAGCCAGCCACGAATCACCTGACCGTGCTCGATGATCGACTTCATCACTTCCATCGCCAGTTTCACCGGGATCGCAAAACCGATGCCCTGCGAGCCGCCGGACTTGGAGAAGATCGCGGTGTTGATCCCGGTGAGGTTGCCGTTGGCATCGACCAGTGCGCCGCCGGAGTTGCCCGGGTTGATCGCCGCGTCGGTCTGGATGAAGTCTTCGTAGTTGTTCAGGCCCAACTGGTTACGCCCGGTGGCGCTGATGATGCCCATGGTCACGGTCTGGCCGACGCCGAACGGGTTGCCGATGGCCAGCGCGACGTCGCCGATGCGAATACTGTCGGAGCGGCCGACGGTGATTGCCGGCAGGTTTTTCAAGTCGATCTTCAGTACCGCGAGGTCGGTTTCCGGGTCGCTGCCGATGACGCGGGCGAGGGTTTCACGACCGTCCTTGAGCGCCACCACGATCTGGTCGGCGCCCGTCGTCACGTGGTTGTTGGTCAGAATGTAGCCTTCCGGGCTCATGATCACGCCGGAGCCGAGGCTCGATTCCATGCGTTTCTGCTTCGGCGAGTTGTCACCGAAGAAACGCCGGAACTGCGGATCCTCAAACAGCGGATGCGCCGGTTTGGCGATGACCTTGGTGGTGTAGAGGTTGACCACCGACGGTGCGGCGATGACCACTGCGTCCGCATAGGACACCGGCCCCTGCTGCACGCTGGTGGTTTGCGGGGCCTGTTGCAGGTTGACGTCGAGGCTGGGTAGCCCGACCCACTGCGGGTAACGTTGAATAATCAACAGAGCGATAAGCACACCGGCCAACAGCGGCCAGCCGAAAAAACGCAGCGCCTTGAGCATTAAGCACGTCCTGGAAAAGTTGCAGGCGGGGTCAGACCGCCCATAATGTCGCGCATTATACGAGGCCGCGCGTGCCTCTGAACGGGATATTTAGGAGTCTTTCATGGCCGTCGCCCTCAGCACCCTGGTCGAAGAAGCCGACCGTTACCTCGGCAGTGCGAAAATCGCCGATTACTGCCCCAACGGCCTGCAGGTCGAAGGCCGTCCGCAGGTGATGCGTATCGTCAGCGGCGTGACTGCCAGTCAGGCGTTGCTCGATGCCGCGGTGGAAGCCGAGGCCGATCTGGTGCTGGTGCATCACGGCTATTTCTGGAAGGGCGAGAACCCGTGCATCACCGGCATGAAGCAGCGGCGCCTGAAGACGCTGCTCAAGCACGACATCAGTCTGCTCGCCTATCACCTGCCGCTGG comes from the Pseudomonas sp. RSB 5.4 genome and includes:
- the algW gene encoding Do family serine endopeptidase AlgW produces the protein MLKALRFFGWPLLAGVLIALLIIQRYPQWVGLPSLDVNLQQAPQTTSVQQGPVSYADAVVIAAPSVVNLYTTKVIAKPAHPLFEDPQFRRFFGDNSPKQKRMESSLGSGVIMSPEGYILTNNHVTTGADQIVVALKDGRETLARVIGSDPETDLAVLKIDLKNLPAITVGRSDSIRIGDVALAIGNPFGVGQTVTMGIISATGRNQLGLNNYEDFIQTDAAINPGNSGGALVDANGNLTGINTAIFSKSGGSQGIGFAIPVKLAMEVMKSIIEHGQVIRGWLGIEVQPLTQELAESFGLSGRPGIVVAGIFRDGPAQKAGLQLGDVILSIDGEPAGDGRKSMNQVARIKPTDKVTIQVMRNGKELKLTAEIGLRPPPAPVKEEE